A genomic region of Prosthecobacter sp. contains the following coding sequences:
- a CDS encoding DUF4190 domain-containing protein: protein MQYHVAKNAEKSGPFDQQEVYRRLVSGELSGSDLGWCEGMAEWEPLSKLIPPQTPPIPAASAPVFGPSAARTSVTLPNAKTSGMAVGSMICGILGLLLWLPCIPAIILGHLGLSAIKKSAGVLKGSGMAVTGLVTGYIMIVALPFIAIIASLAVPAFTQVQIQGNQMKAVNNAKQIVLGMKQYAADHEGKYPPTLDVLFDEKILEDRRLLEFPSHLNVPGQGWEYLGAGHTDSDAGNLIILTSRKADRTKKKIVAHNDGSVSVEREGAVP from the coding sequence ATGCAATACCACGTCGCCAAAAACGCAGAGAAGTCAGGCCCCTTTGACCAACAGGAGGTGTATCGCCGCCTCGTGTCTGGCGAACTCAGCGGCAGCGACCTCGGCTGGTGCGAGGGCATGGCGGAGTGGGAACCGCTGTCGAAGCTGATCCCGCCACAGACGCCGCCGATTCCTGCCGCTTCAGCGCCCGTCTTTGGTCCTTCTGCGGCAAGAACCTCCGTGACTTTGCCAAACGCGAAAACGTCCGGGATGGCGGTTGGGAGCATGATCTGCGGCATTTTGGGCCTGCTGCTTTGGCTGCCATGCATTCCTGCGATCATCTTGGGACACCTCGGACTCTCGGCGATCAAAAAATCCGCCGGAGTGTTGAAGGGAAGTGGCATGGCCGTCACAGGACTCGTCACGGGTTACATCATGATCGTGGCGCTCCCGTTCATCGCGATCATTGCCTCGCTGGCGGTGCCGGCTTTCACCCAAGTGCAGATCCAAGGCAACCAGATGAAAGCCGTGAACAATGCGAAGCAGATTGTGCTGGGCATGAAGCAGTATGCGGCTGATCACGAGGGCAAGTATCCTCCCACGCTGGATGTGTTGTTCGATGAAAAGATTCTGGAGGATCGCAGACTCCTTGAGTTTCCGTCACATTTGAATGTTCCCGGTCAAGGCTGGGAGTATCTGGGTGCCGGTCATACCGACAGCGACGCGGGAAATCTCATCATCCTGACCAGCCGGAAGGCAGATCGAACGAAGAAAAAGATCGTCGCTCACAACGATGGCTCTGTGTCAGTCGAGCGCGAAGGCGCTGTTCCCTGA
- a CDS encoding PQQ-binding-like beta-propeller repeat protein: MKLTLALLTLFSVSAFSATDWSRFRGPNGSGLAETTGLPAVVDDSTTLWKVPVGKGWSSPVLWGDMVVVTAETSSPVLAKRNEKAAPSAGKRAVIAFSAKDGKELWRHEEEFVSHHIHPQYNTFASSSAFIDAERIYINWSTGTTIQALALDHSGKQVWRNEHVADYIHEHGTGISPVVADGIMIVRSEFDWQRDGKVYTEDPAQQKWKSCIVGLDAKTGKQAWKLDIPNCLNTFSTPVVHELKNGKKEVICADTGSGVIGIDLKTGKINWQHNPGYSQRSLGSGVLSDDFYFCTFGTGGGVKEVAALDLKSGKPQPVAFDIPKGLPYVPSPLVIGEHMYLLGDGGILRCVEFKTGKVIYEERIEGTAGSAKFFSSPVAGDGKIFCASQQGDLIVIKAGPKFEKLAASKLDGPVNSVPAIGDKRLYVRTVNSLYSIGAKGQPVP, encoded by the coding sequence ATGAAACTCACCCTTGCCCTTCTCACCCTTTTCTCTGTCTCCGCCTTTTCCGCCACGGACTGGTCCCGCTTCCGCGGTCCGAATGGCAGCGGCCTCGCTGAAACCACCGGTTTGCCTGCCGTGGTCGATGACAGCACCACGCTGTGGAAAGTGCCGGTGGGCAAAGGCTGGTCCTCGCCCGTGCTCTGGGGCGACATGGTTGTTGTCACCGCCGAGACCTCCTCGCCTGTATTGGCCAAGCGAAACGAGAAAGCAGCCCCCAGTGCGGGCAAACGTGCCGTCATCGCCTTCTCCGCCAAGGATGGCAAGGAGCTGTGGCGGCATGAGGAGGAATTTGTCTCCCACCACATCCATCCGCAGTACAACACCTTCGCCAGCAGTTCCGCCTTCATCGACGCCGAGCGCATCTACATCAACTGGAGCACCGGCACGACCATCCAGGCTCTCGCCCTCGACCACAGCGGCAAACAGGTGTGGCGGAACGAGCATGTGGCCGATTACATCCATGAGCACGGCACCGGCATCTCCCCCGTTGTGGCCGATGGCATCATGATCGTGCGCAGCGAGTTCGACTGGCAGCGCGATGGCAAGGTGTACACCGAAGATCCCGCGCAGCAGAAATGGAAGTCCTGCATCGTCGGCCTCGACGCCAAAACCGGCAAGCAGGCCTGGAAGCTCGACATCCCCAACTGCCTCAACACCTTCTCCACGCCCGTGGTGCATGAATTGAAGAACGGCAAAAAAGAAGTGATCTGCGCCGATACCGGCAGCGGTGTCATAGGCATCGACCTCAAGACCGGCAAGATCAACTGGCAGCACAATCCCGGCTACAGCCAGCGCAGCCTCGGCTCCGGTGTGTTGAGCGACGACTTCTACTTCTGCACCTTCGGCACCGGCGGTGGTGTGAAGGAAGTGGCTGCGCTCGATTTGAAAAGCGGCAAGCCCCAGCCGGTGGCCTTCGACATCCCCAAAGGCCTGCCCTACGTCCCCTCGCCTCTCGTCATCGGCGAGCACATGTATCTCCTCGGCGACGGCGGCATCCTGCGCTGCGTGGAGTTCAAGACCGGCAAGGTCATCTACGAGGAGCGCATCGAAGGCACCGCTGGCAGCGCCAAGTTCTTCAGCAGCCCCGTCGCAGGAGACGGCAAAATCTTCTGCGCCAGCCAGCAGGGCGATCTCATCGTGATCAAAGCCGGTCCGAAGTTCGAGAAACTCGCCGCCAGCAAGCTCGATGGCCCGGTAAATTCCGTCCCTGCCATCGGCGACAAGCGTCTCTACGTCCGCACCGTGAACTCGCTCTACAGCATTGGTGCCAAGGGACAGCCGGTGCCGTGA